Proteins encoded by one window of Halomonas chromatireducens:
- a CDS encoding TRAP transporter large permease, whose product MTGLLFALFFLFMLAGVPIALAIGASTMLALNAQGVPLMVVTQQMFQGINSFALVAVPMFILAGDLMAQGKVSEKLVDFADSLFGFLKGGLSIVSVLAGMFFAAISGSGAATTAAVGSSLVPELRKKGYDPASAASLIAASGTIGVVIPPSVPMIIYAVIAQQSVSKLFLNGFIPGLVMGLGLMAIAITQAYRRNYPRGTALSLATIWRTLKSASWGLMTPVIILGGIFSGIFTPSEAAVVAVNYALLVSLFVYRDLKIPDVYRILIRSAITTSVIMLVIATSAVLSWTLSSWQVPGAIAQAVLSISTNPYVIMLLVVAVILLTGVFIETASALIILTPVLLPLVLQLGIDPIHFGLIIVVGLAIGMITPPVAINLYVASSVTQLPLERITRAIIPYLLGLIGVLLLVVYVPIMLGISG is encoded by the coding sequence ATGACGGGCCTGCTGTTCGCGCTGTTCTTCCTCTTCATGCTGGCAGGAGTACCCATCGCCCTGGCCATCGGGGCCAGCACGATGCTGGCACTCAATGCACAGGGTGTACCGCTGATGGTGGTCACCCAGCAGATGTTCCAGGGCATCAACTCCTTTGCCCTGGTAGCGGTACCCATGTTCATCCTCGCCGGCGACCTGATGGCCCAGGGCAAGGTCAGCGAGAAGCTGGTCGATTTTGCCGATTCGCTGTTCGGCTTCCTCAAGGGGGGGCTGTCCATCGTCTCGGTATTGGCCGGGATGTTCTTCGCCGCCATTTCGGGTTCCGGTGCCGCTACCACCGCCGCGGTGGGTTCGAGCCTGGTGCCGGAACTGCGCAAGAAGGGCTACGATCCCGCGTCGGCGGCCAGCCTGATCGCCGCCAGCGGTACCATCGGCGTGGTGATACCGCCCTCGGTGCCGATGATCATCTATGCGGTGATCGCCCAGCAGTCGGTCTCGAAGCTGTTCCTCAACGGTTTCATTCCCGGCCTGGTCATGGGGCTGGGGCTGATGGCGATAGCCATCACCCAGGCCTACCGGCGCAACTACCCTCGCGGCACGGCGCTCTCCCTGGCCACCATCTGGCGCACGCTCAAGAGTGCCAGCTGGGGCCTGATGACCCCGGTGATCATTCTCGGCGGCATCTTCTCCGGCATCTTCACGCCCAGCGAGGCGGCGGTGGTGGCGGTCAACTACGCCCTGCTCGTATCGCTATTCGTCTATCGCGACCTGAAGATTCCCGACGTCTACCGCATCCTGATCCGCTCGGCGATCACCACCTCGGTGATCATGCTGGTCATCGCCACCTCGGCGGTACTCAGCTGGACGCTGTCGAGCTGGCAGGTGCCCGGCGCCATCGCCCAGGCGGTGCTCTCGATCTCCACGAACCCCTACGTGATCATGCTGCTGGTCGTGGCGGTAATCCTGCTTACCGGCGTATTCATCGAGACAGCCAGTGCCCTGATCATTCTGACCCCGGTGCTGTTGCCGCTGGTTCTCCAACTGGGTATCGACCCGATCCACTTCGGCCTGATCATTGTGGTGGGGCTGGCCATCGGCATGATCACCCCGCCGGTGGCGATCAATCTCTATGTCGCCTCGTCGGTGACCCAACTGCCGCTGGAGCGCATCACCCGTGCCATCATTCCCTATCTCCTGGGCCTGATCGGGGTGCTGCTGCTGGTGGTCTACGTGCCGATCATGCTGGGCATATCGGGCTGA
- a CDS encoding DUF938 domain-containing protein has protein sequence MDNARLKSPAAARNRQPILDVLQDVLPEKATILEVASGTGEHGVYCAGAMPGWEWQPSDPNPHARRSIEAWREHAGLPNLLPPMSLDVTTVCPAGPFDAIAAINLIHISPWEVTEALMACAGRRLTEGGVLYLYGPYRRAGRHTSPSNEAFDADLKARDPRWGVRELESVTEEAERHGLVLERVVEMPANNLSVVLRRSQ, from the coding sequence ATGGACAACGCCCGCTTGAAGAGCCCTGCGGCCGCTCGCAATCGCCAGCCCATCCTGGACGTGTTGCAGGATGTGCTGCCCGAGAAGGCGACCATCCTGGAAGTGGCCAGCGGCACTGGCGAACACGGCGTCTATTGCGCCGGCGCCATGCCGGGATGGGAGTGGCAGCCCAGCGACCCGAACCCCCATGCCCGCCGTTCCATCGAGGCGTGGCGGGAGCACGCCGGGCTACCCAACCTGCTTCCGCCCATGTCGCTGGACGTGACGACGGTCTGCCCTGCGGGGCCGTTCGACGCCATTGCCGCAATCAACCTGATCCATATTTCGCCCTGGGAGGTCACCGAGGCGTTGATGGCCTGTGCCGGAAGGCGGTTGACCGAAGGCGGTGTGCTCTATCTCTATGGCCCTTATCGGCGGGCAGGACGCCATACGTCGCCCAGCAACGAAGCCTTCGATGCCGACCTCAAGGCTCGCGACCCCCGCTGGGGGGTGCGCGAACTGGAATCGGTGACGGAGGAAGCCGAACGCCATGGCCTGGTGCTTGAGCGCGTGGTCGAGATGCCGGCCAATAATCTCAGCGTGGTGCTGCGGCGCTCGCAGTGA
- a CDS encoding HTH domain-containing protein, with translation MSRTTRLFDLMQCLRHHRRPVSGAVLAEELGISLRTLYRDIAALKAIGADVEGEAGLGYVLKPGMLLPPLMFSEEELEAVALGLKWVEERADEGLAVAAGEALAKVAAVLPGDQRHRLEDSALVIGPGWKRPQSVDLKLLRRAIRDEQKLDIAYRDQLGRHSSRTIWPCAIAFFESTRVVAAWCELRGEFRHFRADRIEGAVMTGQRYPRRRHLLHKEWLQTLLPCSVTAPVYPLSTPRQEKEQSTMEQELIFYTNPWSRAGIVHWMLEEIGVPYRMEVLEYGASMKSPDYLAINPMGKVPAIRHGDIVVTEAAAICAYLADAFPDAGLLPQPAARGDYYRWLFFAAGPLELAISLNSCGVDLTAEQEMQLGCGNVATVVDTLASAVRGRRYIAGDTFTAADVYVGSHIGWGMQFGTLDKRPEFEAYWAGLKDRPAHRRTEASLEVAASP, from the coding sequence ATGTCCCGGACGACACGGCTATTCGACCTCATGCAATGCCTGCGACACCACCGTCGCCCCGTCAGCGGTGCCGTGCTGGCGGAGGAGCTGGGCATATCGTTGCGGACTTTGTATCGGGATATTGCAGCGCTCAAGGCAATCGGTGCCGATGTCGAGGGAGAAGCGGGGCTTGGCTATGTGCTGAAGCCTGGAATGCTGTTGCCGCCGCTGATGTTCTCCGAGGAGGAGCTGGAAGCCGTGGCCCTGGGCCTGAAATGGGTGGAAGAGCGTGCTGACGAAGGGCTGGCCGTGGCAGCCGGTGAAGCCCTCGCCAAGGTTGCCGCGGTGCTGCCCGGTGACCAGCGGCACCGGTTGGAGGACTCGGCGCTCGTCATCGGCCCCGGCTGGAAGCGGCCACAGTCCGTGGATCTAAAGTTGCTCCGCCGGGCGATAAGGGACGAGCAGAAGCTCGATATTGCCTATCGTGACCAACTGGGTCGGCATTCTTCCCGCACCATCTGGCCCTGCGCCATCGCTTTCTTCGAATCGACCCGTGTCGTTGCGGCCTGGTGTGAACTTCGAGGGGAGTTTCGCCACTTTCGTGCCGATCGCATCGAGGGGGCGGTCATGACCGGACAGCGCTATCCCCGTCGTCGGCATCTGCTACACAAGGAGTGGCTGCAAACGCTGCTGCCATGTTCTGTCACTGCCCCGGTCTATCCTCTTTCCACCCCAAGACAAGAGAAGGAGCAGTCGACAATGGAACAGGAGCTTATCTTTTACACCAACCCGTGGTCGCGGGCGGGCATCGTGCACTGGATGCTGGAGGAGATCGGTGTCCCTTACCGGATGGAGGTACTGGAGTACGGTGCATCCATGAAAAGCCCCGATTATCTGGCGATCAACCCCATGGGCAAGGTGCCGGCGATTCGGCATGGCGATATCGTCGTCACCGAGGCTGCGGCGATCTGCGCCTACCTGGCAGACGCGTTTCCCGATGCGGGGCTGTTACCGCAGCCGGCGGCACGCGGTGATTACTACCGCTGGCTGTTCTTTGCGGCCGGGCCGCTGGAGCTGGCCATCTCGCTTAACAGCTGTGGCGTGGATCTGACGGCAGAGCAGGAGATGCAATTGGGGTGCGGCAACGTTGCGACGGTGGTCGACACCCTCGCTTCGGCCGTGAGAGGACGACGTTACATCGCGGGGGACACCTTCACTGCAGCAGACGTTTATGTCGGCTCCCACATTGGCTGGGGGATGCAGTTCGGCACCCTGGACAAGCGCCCTGAGTTCGAAGCCTATTGGGCCGGGCTGAAGGATCGACCCGCGCATCGACGTACCGAAGCCTCCCTGGAGGTCGCTGCATCGCCGTAG
- a CDS encoding DUF418 domain-containing protein, protein MSIQKSEALMIAAAVGIGLAGLMSPNWLIFTTTLAVAKALVVLGVVMLMRSGLVSFGQGLFFCIGGYAVGMGGRFWGIQDALLLILLGVLASTALAMILGLLLTRYREIFFAMLTMAFSMILFGVLVKSHNLGSTDGFSVVEWSLLGWVPQSGMGVFWLALVLGLLVALFLNRFFQSSIGLACEAIRENEVRVEYMGISRRQVLYINYVLAAAIGAIGGSLTALAAGHVDPEMAYWTISGEFVFIALLGGTGHVAAAFIAAMLFALVRTYAVEFMPHTWQMILGIVLLLIGMGLYRLGVLSGLASNVTYWCLLMAGLLIGLPLVGYGVVWNFANDWGPQSLFLGSQFNYWGSLPVSLGWVAGIMLLLRHGALRWLTQRLAAVGRMAFTHYILQTVIGVLLFYGQGLALFGQVERTGQIAIVLAIWLVQLLLSPIWLRHFRAGPLEWLWRSLTYGQRQPFRRL, encoded by the coding sequence ATGAGTATCCAGAAATCCGAAGCCCTGATGATTGCCGCCGCCGTGGGCATTGGCCTGGCCGGCTTGATGAGCCCCAACTGGCTGATCTTCACCACCACGCTGGCGGTCGCCAAGGCACTGGTGGTGCTGGGCGTGGTCATGCTGATGCGCTCCGGGCTGGTCTCTTTCGGCCAGGGCCTGTTCTTCTGTATCGGGGGCTATGCGGTAGGCATGGGCGGTCGCTTCTGGGGTATTCAGGACGCCCTGCTGCTGATTCTCCTGGGCGTACTGGCCTCGACGGCGCTGGCCATGATTCTCGGCCTGCTGTTGACCCGATACCGGGAGATCTTCTTCGCCATGCTGACCATGGCGTTCTCGATGATCCTGTTCGGCGTACTGGTCAAGAGCCACAACCTGGGCAGCACGGACGGCTTCAGCGTGGTTGAGTGGTCCCTGCTCGGCTGGGTGCCGCAGTCCGGCATGGGGGTGTTCTGGCTCGCGCTGGTCCTCGGCCTGCTGGTCGCGCTGTTTCTCAATCGCTTCTTCCAGTCCAGCATCGGCCTGGCCTGCGAGGCCATCCGCGAGAACGAGGTGCGCGTCGAATACATGGGCATCTCACGCCGCCAGGTGCTCTACATCAACTACGTGCTGGCCGCAGCCATCGGTGCCATAGGCGGTTCGCTGACGGCACTGGCTGCCGGCCACGTCGACCCCGAAATGGCCTACTGGACGATTTCCGGTGAATTCGTCTTCATCGCGCTGCTGGGCGGTACTGGCCATGTGGCCGCGGCCTTCATCGCCGCCATGCTCTTCGCCCTGGTGCGCACCTACGCGGTGGAGTTCATGCCCCACACCTGGCAAATGATCCTGGGCATCGTGCTGCTGCTGATCGGTATGGGACTGTACCGGCTCGGCGTGTTGAGTGGCCTGGCTTCCAATGTGACCTACTGGTGCCTGCTGATGGCTGGGTTGCTGATCGGCCTGCCGCTGGTGGGTTATGGCGTCGTGTGGAACTTTGCCAACGACTGGGGACCGCAGTCGCTCTTTCTCGGCAGCCAGTTCAACTACTGGGGGAGCCTGCCGGTCAGTCTCGGCTGGGTGGCCGGTATCATGCTGCTGCTGCGGCATGGGGCACTCCGCTGGCTGACGCAGCGGCTGGCAGCCGTGGGGCGGATGGCCTTTACTCACTATATCCTGCAGACCGTCATCGGTGTCTTGCTCTTCTATGGCCAGGGCTTGGCGCTGTTCGGCCAGGTCGAGCGGACGGGCCAGATCGCCATCGTCCTGGCCATCTGGCTAGTCCAACTGCTGTTGTCGCCGATCTGGTTGCGCCATTTTCGCGCGGGTCCACTGGAATGGCTATGGCGCTCTCTGACCTACGGTCAGCGTCAGCCTTTTCGTCGTCTATAA
- a CDS encoding branched-chain amino acid ABC transporter permease → MLTVWAILIDGFIYASWLFLVAAGLTVIYGVMRILNMAHGSLYALGAYAAASALGWYYAGGGSQLWMAFAILASCALLIGAISGLLIERGILRLMYGRDEILMLIVTFAILLILEDVMKLLWGTTPYFAWQPYAAMGRVEIDVLTVSGYDIMVLCLSAVIGLGLWFWLERTHTGKILRSIIHDREVSEAMGVNVRRMFTITFIIGATLGAVAGGITAPIISVVPGIGIEVIVLAFAVVVTGGLGSITGAAAGAIIVGLARATSIHTMPQFELFIIYAVMAGVLIFRPNGLFGQAIARKI, encoded by the coding sequence ATGTTAACGGTCTGGGCAATACTGATCGATGGTTTCATCTATGCCTCATGGCTCTTCCTGGTGGCGGCGGGCCTGACCGTCATCTACGGCGTCATGAGAATTCTGAACATGGCCCACGGCAGTCTCTATGCCCTGGGCGCCTACGCCGCGGCTTCGGCCCTCGGCTGGTATTACGCCGGTGGCGGCAGCCAGCTATGGATGGCCTTCGCCATTCTGGCCAGCTGCGCCCTGCTCATCGGCGCCATCAGCGGGCTGTTGATCGAACGGGGCATCCTGCGGCTGATGTACGGCCGCGACGAGATACTCATGCTGATCGTCACCTTCGCGATCCTGCTGATTCTTGAAGATGTGATGAAGCTGCTGTGGGGCACGACCCCTTATTTCGCCTGGCAGCCCTACGCCGCCATGGGGCGAGTGGAGATCGACGTCCTGACTGTCTCCGGCTACGACATCATGGTGCTGTGTCTGTCCGCCGTCATCGGCCTTGGCCTGTGGTTCTGGCTGGAGCGTACCCACACCGGCAAGATCCTGCGCTCCATCATCCATGACCGGGAAGTCTCGGAAGCCATGGGCGTCAACGTACGCCGCATGTTCACCATTACCTTCATTATTGGCGCCACCCTGGGCGCGGTCGCCGGTGGCATCACCGCGCCGATCATCTCCGTGGTACCGGGTATCGGTATCGAGGTCATCGTGCTGGCCTTCGCGGTGGTGGTCACCGGTGGACTGGGTAGCATCACCGGTGCGGCGGCGGGTGCCATCATCGTCGGCCTGGCACGGGCCACCTCGATCCACACCATGCCCCAGTTCGAACTGTTCATCATCTACGCCGTCATGGCCGGGGTGCTGATCTTTCGGCCCAACGGCCTGTTCGGCCAGGCAATCGCGAGGAAAATCTGA
- a CDS encoding ABC transporter substrate-binding protein yields the protein MKHATQPGSWKRTLLSTTTAAAIASVGMLGVSATVQAEETFKVGLVTFLSGGASGPFGVPAAQAAETVIKAINAGELPPPYDTPGVNGLRLESVVVDEAGGPTQQVEEYRNLVQRQNVNAVIGYISSGDCLAVGPVAEELRTFTIAFDCGTPRMFEELDNPTYFFRTGLDAVADNVGAARYLLDLHPDVTRIAGIQQNYAWGQDSWLDFTLSMEQLMPDAEMVNNQTPQLFSGSYGSEISALQPRRPEIVHSSMWGGDMESFVSQANSRGLLGQATAILTTGESGLHRFQGQAPNGTILGGRGPFGAFMPENALSEWFNEAYEAEHGTKPSYPSSKMAQAILALKFAADNSGADGVPTSEQLASTLKGAEFESVSGTVRMALADGHQAMQDMLYGEYHYTPGEGAELRNVRSYRGECVSAPDGQNAQEWIEAGFPGAQCD from the coding sequence ATGAAGCACGCCACTCAACCCGGAAGCTGGAAGCGTACCCTGCTCAGCACCACCACCGCCGCGGCCATCGCCTCGGTGGGGATGTTGGGCGTCAGCGCGACAGTTCAGGCAGAAGAGACCTTCAAGGTCGGCCTGGTCACCTTTCTCTCCGGGGGCGCCTCGGGGCCCTTTGGCGTTCCCGCCGCCCAGGCAGCGGAAACCGTGATCAAGGCGATCAATGCCGGGGAGCTTCCTCCCCCCTACGACACACCTGGTGTCAACGGCTTGCGGCTTGAATCCGTGGTCGTCGACGAGGCCGGCGGCCCCACCCAGCAGGTCGAGGAGTATCGCAACCTGGTGCAGCGCCAGAACGTGAATGCGGTGATCGGCTACATCTCCAGCGGCGACTGCCTGGCCGTCGGCCCCGTGGCCGAAGAGCTGCGGACCTTCACCATCGCCTTCGACTGCGGCACCCCGCGCATGTTCGAGGAACTCGACAACCCCACCTACTTCTTCCGCACCGGTCTCGATGCCGTCGCCGACAACGTGGGTGCGGCACGCTATCTGCTAGACCTCCACCCCGACGTTACACGCATCGCCGGCATCCAGCAGAACTACGCCTGGGGGCAGGACTCCTGGCTCGACTTCACGCTCTCCATGGAGCAGCTGATGCCGGACGCCGAGATGGTCAACAACCAGACGCCACAGCTCTTCTCGGGCAGCTACGGCAGCGAGATATCCGCGCTGCAGCCCCGCCGACCCGAGATCGTCCATTCCAGCATGTGGGGTGGCGACATGGAGTCTTTCGTCTCCCAGGCCAATTCCCGCGGCCTGCTGGGCCAGGCAACCGCCATCCTGACCACGGGTGAATCCGGTCTGCACCGGTTCCAGGGTCAGGCCCCCAACGGCACCATCCTGGGCGGACGTGGCCCCTTCGGTGCCTTCATGCCGGAAAACGCGCTGAGTGAGTGGTTCAACGAAGCCTACGAAGCCGAGCACGGCACCAAGCCCAGCTACCCCTCCTCGAAAATGGCCCAGGCCATCCTTGCCCTGAAGTTTGCCGCCGACAATTCCGGCGCCGACGGGGTACCCACCAGCGAGCAGCTTGCCAGCACCCTGAAAGGGGCCGAGTTCGAATCCGTCAGCGGCACCGTGCGCATGGCCCTGGCCGATGGCCACCAGGCCATGCAGGACATGCTCTACGGCGAGTACCACTACACCCCCGGTGAAGGTGCCGAGCTGCGTAACGTGCGCTCCTACCGCGGCGAATGCGTCTCCGCGCCGGATGGCCAGAACGCCCAGGAGTGGATCGAAGCCGGGTTCCCCGGCGCCCAGTGCGACTGA
- a CDS encoding ABC transporter substrate-binding protein, whose translation MPGLITRLRSAQGARVFATTLMLALYGLPAAHGTEALYETTSVGRVELGADAADADATIACLYPMTGRSASYGRDSIVAIRMALDELATDPAAPRLRVIVDDSRSKASFAVRMAEDFIEQDNANILCGMVSSGVGMAVSRLARQRKTILIGTDHASSRAALEEGHRYYFRVSSDTWHSQAAGAKYLQELQQQEGWSKIAFLGPDYEYGRVAWRDLQEAFELYDVDYQVTGSYWPKLYEPDYSLYIQSLLESPPDVLVVALWGGDFTAFIDQARTTRLFSQMRVANFDTGGDYETLVALGDTPPEGLILSARHHVNWPPTALNRQFVERFHERSGRYPNYSAQGAWAGILTVAKAITLAGDVTDTEAMVEALQGLEIHLPKDPEGYVSYIDAETHQIIQAQAIGTPVPSQDYPPAQVVLGNWKVYDAESLKPSPALIERRRGTPGGD comes from the coding sequence TTGCCGGGACTGATAACTCGCCTGCGCTCCGCACAGGGCGCTCGCGTTTTCGCCACCACCCTGATGCTGGCTCTGTACGGCCTACCCGCCGCCCATGGCACAGAGGCACTCTACGAAACGACCTCGGTGGGCCGGGTGGAACTGGGTGCGGACGCCGCAGATGCCGACGCCACCATCGCCTGCCTGTATCCCATGACCGGGCGCTCCGCCAGCTATGGGCGGGACAGTATCGTCGCGATCCGCATGGCCCTCGACGAGCTGGCCACCGACCCGGCGGCGCCCCGCCTGCGCGTCATTGTCGATGACTCCCGCTCCAAGGCCTCCTTCGCGGTGCGCATGGCCGAAGATTTCATCGAGCAGGATAACGCCAACATTCTCTGCGGCATGGTCAGCTCCGGCGTCGGCATGGCCGTCAGCCGTCTGGCCCGGCAGCGCAAGACCATCCTCATCGGCACCGACCACGCCTCCTCCCGCGCGGCGCTGGAAGAGGGGCATCGCTACTATTTCAGGGTCTCCAGCGATACCTGGCACTCCCAGGCCGCCGGTGCGAAATACCTGCAGGAACTCCAGCAACAAGAAGGGTGGAGCAAGATCGCCTTCCTCGGCCCCGACTACGAATACGGTCGAGTCGCCTGGCGCGACCTGCAGGAGGCCTTCGAACTCTACGATGTCGACTACCAGGTAACCGGCAGCTACTGGCCGAAACTCTACGAGCCGGATTACTCCCTCTATATTCAGTCGCTGCTCGAGTCGCCGCCGGACGTGCTGGTGGTCGCGCTGTGGGGCGGGGATTTCACTGCCTTCATCGACCAGGCCCGCACAACCCGCCTGTTCAGCCAGATGCGGGTGGCCAACTTCGATACCGGAGGCGATTACGAGACCCTGGTTGCCCTCGGCGACACACCGCCGGAAGGCCTGATTCTCTCCGCCCGCCACCACGTCAACTGGCCCCCGACGGCGCTGAACCGCCAGTTCGTGGAGCGGTTCCACGAACGCTCCGGCCGCTACCCCAACTATTCGGCGCAGGGTGCCTGGGCCGGCATCCTCACCGTCGCCAAGGCCATCACCCTGGCCGGTGACGTGACCGACACCGAAGCAATGGTCGAGGCGCTGCAAGGCCTGGAAATCCACTTGCCCAAGGACCCGGAAGGCTACGTCTCCTACATCGACGCCGAGACCCATCAGATCATCCAGGCCCAGGCCATCGGCACACCGGTGCCCAGCCAGGATTACCCCCCTGCCCAAGTGGTTCTGGGGAACTGGAAAGTCTACGACGCCGAATCCCTGAAACCCTCGCCAGCTCTCATCGAGAGGCGGCGCGGTACGCCCGGTGGTGACTAG